A genome region from Meleagris gallopavo isolate NT-WF06-2002-E0010 breed Aviagen turkey brand Nicholas breeding stock chromosome 7, Turkey_5.1, whole genome shotgun sequence includes the following:
- the LOC116216842 gene encoding SPATS2-like protein: protein MKDKEVIENTSFIFIVSHPKNNYSSRTPCSSVLSSLTSHATTGKQNAHTRKSSSNAKNSDNKTASTTKVQSHHSSNPTESSPQGIPTNKQNGPSSQRRRFNPQHQNIRLNGSLKPQGTTNEADQNNVKSGSRSEHRRQQHNNFRPKNKGAMKNQEQSATARTTENVAHPEKSRRKHHATDTTDHRPFRGGVGRVSQCNLCPARMEVSADTTVLSVPAVTLVA from the exons ATGAAGGACAAAGAG GTAATAGAGaatacttcttttatttttatagtttcTCACCCAAAGAACAATTATTCCTCAAGAACACCATGTAGTTCGGTGCTGTCTTCATTGACCTCACATGCAACAACTGGCAAACAAAATGCACACACTCGGAAGTCCTCTAGTAATGCCAAGAACTCTGATAATAAAACAGCCAGCACTACGAAAGTACAAAGTCATCATTCTTCCAATCCTACAGAATCTTCTCCCCAGGGAATTCCAACAAATAAGCAG AATGGGCCTTCTAGTCAAAGACGAAGATTCAACCCACAGCACCAAAACATCCGTCTCAATGGATCTCTTAAGCCACAAGGTACCACTAATGAGGCAGATCAAAATAATGTAAAGAGTGGCTCCAGGTCTGAACACAGAAGACAGCAACACAACAATTTCAGACCTAAAAATAAAGGAGCCATGAAAAATCAGGAGCAGTCTGCAACTGCAAGGACCACAGAGAATGTGGCACATCCAGAAAAGAGCCGACGGAAGCATCATGCAACAGACACCACAGATCACAGGCCTTTCCGAGGCGGTGTCGGCAGGGTGTCGCAATGCAATTTGTGCCCTGCAAGGATGGAGGTCTCTGCTGATACCACTGTTCTTTCAGTGCCAGCTGTGACTTTGGTGGCTTAA